Part of the Candidatus Zixiibacteriota bacterium genome, CTGCTGCTGCGTCCAGCCGTCCACCGCCAGGAGGTCCAGAAGCAGCCTTCCCGCCTCGTCCCTCTTGCCCTCGGCCCAGAGCTCCAGCGCCCGTTCGCTCAGCTCGCCCTTGTGCTCGCGCGAGAGAAAATAAGGGGCGTTCTCGACCCAGACCACCTTTCGGCCCGGGAAAAACGGCGCGATCCTGAGCGACCCGACGATTTCTTCCCAGGGGTTCGTGCGGCCGTCGAAGCGCTCCAGGTTGAAGGCGCGGTCGCTTTCCGGAATCAGACGATCGATCAGCGCCTTGCAGACCTGCTCGACCCGCAGGCTGTCGCCGAATACCAGCAACAGCGGCGGCCCCTCGCCGCGCACGATCCGCTCGATGACGGCCGACCGATCGCGTCTCACGGAAACCTCGCGCCGCTCGGCGCCGACCGGCGCCGGGCTGCCCGGCGCCGCGGCCCTGCTTTCAGCGCTTGGGCACCCACATCTGGTTTTTGTCGCTCCAGGTGTAATCGGACTTCCAGATCTTGAGGCCGATGGTGTACTTGCCGCCCGACTTCGAGACGAAAGCCCTTTCGCTGGAGTGAGGAACGTCCACCCGAGCGACGATGAACACCTTTTTGGAGATCCCCTTGTTGATGAGGACCCGATCGCCTTCCCGCATCGTCGTTCGGCTCTCCTTCTTCGCCTTCATCGAGGCCAAAATTAACACCGCGGGCCGCGGCGCGCAAATCTCGCGCCCCTCGACCGGGCGGCCGGCGGTCTCCTTGACAATCCGGGCATCCTCTCTTATAGCTGATTCGTTTTTCGCACGGTCAGCTCTTTAGCGACGAGACACCGACGGAGGGAAAGATGCGGCTTGTCACTTTTTCGCGCGCAAACCAGCAACGCCTGGGGCTGGTCGGTCCCGGCGATCAGATCATCGACCTGGCCGAGGTCAACCAGCGCTACCTGCGTGGCGGCAAGCCCCCCTTTCTGGCCAGCATGCAGGCGTTCATCGAAGCGGGGGGAAAGGCTCTCCAGGTTGCCAGGAAGGCGGAAAAATACGTCGCCGGCAAGACCGCTGAAGAGCAGCGAAAGCTCGCCCGTGCCGGCGCTCTGCTCAGGCTCGGCCAGACGAAGCTCCTTGCGCCGATTCCCCGCCCGCGGAAAAACGTGGTCATGCTCGGCATCAACTACCGGGAGCACGTCGACGAGGGAGCGCGCGCCCGCGCGATAGAGGTGAAATATCCGGACTACCCGGTATTCTTCACCAAGCCGGCGACCTCGGTGATCGGCCACATGGGCAAGGTCATCCGTCACCCGGCCACGGAGAAGCTCGACTGGGAAATCGAGCTGGCCGTGGTCATGGGGCGAAAAGGAAAGGACATTCCCAAGGAAAAGGTTTACGACTATATCTTCGGCTACACGATCTGCCTCGATATGACGGCGCGAGAGCTGCAGCGCCAGCACGGCCAGTGGTTCAAGGGAAAATCGCTGGACACGTTTTGCCCCCTGGGCCCCTGGATCGTCCACAAGAGCGAGCTGCCCGATCCCCAGTCGCTGCGCCTGGTCTGCCGGGTCAACGGCCAGGTCATGCAGGACGGGAATACGCGCGACATGATCTTCGACATTCCCACCATTATCGAGTCGCTGTCGAGCGGGATGACGCTCGAGCCCGGCGACATCGTCAGCACCGGGACACCCTCCGGCGTCGGCTTCGCGCGCGTGCCGCCGGTCTACCTGAACCCCGGCGACCGGGTCGAGGGAGAGATCGAGGGGATCGGGGTCCTGCAGGTCGAAATCGCCGCGCCATAAGGAAACCGCTGGGGTCTCGGGGTCCGGCGTCCCGGGGTTTTTGCCCCCCTGCCGGGCGTCTCGTTCCCTGTCTGCCCTCGCCTCCCGCCCGTCAATCCGGCAGGTTTGACTTGGCGGAATCGCTCTGTTAAAGGGTTCCACCGAAAGCTAGGGGTGTCCGCCAGAGCGGACTGAGAACCTGAGAGACACGTCAGGTAACCCTTCGAACCTGATCCGGGTCGCGCCGGCGTAGGGAAGCGTGACAGTGACGTTCTCGGCTGCTGCGTTGCCGCAGCGGCGATCGAGACGGCTGGCAAAGCCGTATTCCCTGGCTGCCCGCGGGCGGCTGTGGTGAATACGGTTTTTTGCTTCCGGACGGTGGAACCGCCGCGAAGCGGACGACTTGAACGGAGCGAAGCGATTGAACGGTTTGAACCGTTTTCCAACATGAGGATTCGTATCAACGGCGAGGAAAAGGAAGTTGCCGACGGGCTCAACCTGGCGCAGCTCCTCGAGGAGCTCAAGCTCCGGCCGGCGCGGGTGATCGTCGAGCACAACCGCAACGTGGTTTCGAGAGAGGCTCACGCCGCAACCCGCCTGCAGGAAGGCGACGTGGTCGAGATCGTTCACTTCGTCGGCGGCGGATAGAAGAGGAAGTCATGGAAGATTTGTTTCAGCTGGCGGACAAGAGCTATCGGTCCCGCCTGATCGTCGGGACCGGCAAGTACAAGGATTTCGAGCAGACCAGGAAAGCGATCGAGATCTCGGGCGCCGAGATCGTCACGGTCGCCGTGCGCCGCGTCAACATCACCGATCCCAGCAAGGAGAATCTGCTCGACTACCTGGATCCCAAGAAGTACACGATCCTGCCCAACACCGCCGGCTGCTACAGCGCGGAAGAGGCCGTGCGGACCTGCCGCCTGGTCCGGGAGGCGGGAGTCGGCAGGCTCGTCAAGCTCGAAGTGATCGGCGACGACAAGACTCTCTTCCCGGACATTCCGGCAACCATCGAGGCGGCAAAGATCCTGGTCAAAGAGGGCTTCTTCGTGCTGCCCTATGTCAACGACGACCCGATCACGGCGAAAAAGCTCCAGGACATCGGCTGCGCCGCCGTGATGCCCCTCGCCGCGCCGATCGGCTCCGGCCTCGGCATCCGCAACCCTTACAACCTCCGGATCATCCTCGAGCAGGCGACGGTGCCGATCATCGTCGACGCCGGCGTGGGAACGGCCTCGGATGCCGCGATCGCCATGGAGATGGGCTGCGACGGCGTGCTGATGAACACCGCGATCGCCGGCGCCAAGGACCCCCTGTTGATGGCCGAGGCGATGCGTCTCGGCGTGGAGGCGGGGCGCAAGGCTTTTCTCGCCGGCCGCATCGC contains:
- a CDS encoding fumarylacetoacetate hydrolase family protein: MRLVTFSRANQQRLGLVGPGDQIIDLAEVNQRYLRGGKPPFLASMQAFIEAGGKALQVARKAEKYVAGKTAEEQRKLARAGALLRLGQTKLLAPIPRPRKNVVMLGINYREHVDEGARARAIEVKYPDYPVFFTKPATSVIGHMGKVIRHPATEKLDWEIELAVVMGRKGKDIPKEKVYDYIFGYTICLDMTARELQRQHGQWFKGKSLDTFCPLGPWIVHKSELPDPQSLRLVCRVNGQVMQDGNTRDMIFDIPTIIESLSSGMTLEPGDIVSTGTPSGVGFARVPPVYLNPGDRVEGEIEGIGVLQVEIAAP
- the thiS gene encoding sulfur carrier protein ThiS; amino-acid sequence: MRIRINGEEKEVADGLNLAQLLEELKLRPARVIVEHNRNVVSREAHAATRLQEGDVVEIVHFVGGG
- a CDS encoding thiazole synthase, with the protein product MEDLFQLADKSYRSRLIVGTGKYKDFEQTRKAIEISGAEIVTVAVRRVNITDPSKENLLDYLDPKKYTILPNTAGCYSAEEAVRTCRLVREAGVGRLVKLEVIGDDKTLFPDIPATIEAAKILVKEGFFVLPYVNDDPITAKKLQDIGCAAVMPLAAPIGSGLGIRNPYNLRIILEQATVPIIVDAGVGTASDAAIAMEMGCDGVLMNTAIAGAKDPLLMAEAMRLGVEAGRKAFLAGRIAKKLYATASSPLEGILG